Proteins from one Ricinus communis isolate WT05 ecotype wild-type chromosome 9, ASM1957865v1, whole genome shotgun sequence genomic window:
- the LOC8280690 gene encoding cellulose synthase-like protein D1 — MATSSSRPKEKSLSSQSSSAGRPPQAVKFARRTSSGRIMSLSRDDDLDMSNEFSGQNDYINYTVMMPPTPDNQPAGPSSDNKPDGPSAYGGTSRFGPETASQRMSRRIGEEEGNYGGNGSDDGGNNSSKLERRMSIMKSNNKSMLLRSQTQDFDHNRWLFETKGTYGVGNAYWTEEDTYGPDTGLSMSDFMDKPWKPLTRKVKVSSAILSPYRILIVIRMVVLSFFLAWRVQNPNRDAMWLWGISIVCEIWFAFSWILDILPKLNPINRATDLAALRDKFEKPSPSNPTARSDLPGVDIFISTADPEKEPPLVTANTILSILAVDYPVEKVSGYISDDGGAILTFEAMAEAVRFAEVWVPFCRKHDIEPRNPDSYFNLKTDPTKNKKRPDFVKDRRWIKREYDEFKVRINGLPETIRRRSDSYNKKEEKKEKSLAREKNGGMLPAEGVTVPKASWMADGTHWPGTWLNPTADHAKGDHAGILQIMSKVPESDPVLGHPDEKKLDFTGVDIRIPMFAYVSREKRPGYDHNKKAGAMNAMVRASAILSNGPFILNLDCDHYIYNCQAIREGMCFMMDRGGDRICYIQFPQRFEGIDPSDRYANHNFVFFDGSMRALDGLQGPVYVGTGCMFRRYALYGFLPPRANEYSGIFGQEKAKASRLQAQSDDDSETQPLTSHPDLNLPKKFGNSVMFNESIAVAEYQGRPLADHVSVKNGRPPGALLVPRPPLDAPTVAEAVAVISCWYEDKTEWGEKIGWIYGSVTEDVVTGYRMHNRGWRSIYCITKRDAFRGSAPINLTDRLHQVLRWATGSVEIFFSKNNAFLASRRLKFLQRIAYLNVGMYPFTSFFLVTYCFLPALSLISGHFIVSSLNIAFLSYLLIITVTLTLISLLEVKWSGIGLEEWWRNEQFWAIGGTSAHFVAVLQGLLKVIAGIEISFKLTSKSAGEDEDDAFADLYMVKWTSLFIMPLAIILCNIIAIVIGVSRTIYSVIPQWGKLIGGCFFSFWVLAHMYPFIKGLLGRRGRVPTIIYVWAGILSITVSLLMISIDPPTDSSSSSGGNLQV, encoded by the exons ATGGCAACCTCATCATCAagaccaaaagaaaaatcattatcATCGCAATCATCGAGTGCCGGCAGGCCACCTCAGGCTGTGAAGTTTGCTCGTAGAACGTCCAGCGGCAGGATTATGAGCTTGTCACGGGACGATGATTTAGATATGTCAAATGAATTTTCAGGTCAAAATGACTATATCAATTATACCGTTATGATGCCTCCTACGCCTGATAACCAGCCTGCAGGACCCTCTTCAGATAATAAACCTGATGGGCCCAGCGCTTACGGAGGAACCAGTCGGTTTGGGCCTGAGACTGCGTCACAGCGAATGAGCagaaggataggagaagaggaAGGTAATTATGGTGGTAATGGTAGCGACGATGGTGGCAATAATAGCTCGAAATTGGAACGGAGAATGTCAATAatgaaatcaaataataaatcaatgtTGTTGAGGAGCCAAACGCAGGATTTTGATCATAACAGGTGGTTGTTTGAGACAAAAGGAACATATGGGGTTGGAAATGCATACTGGACAGAAGAAGACACGTATGGTCCCGACACAGGATTGAGTATGTCAGATTTTATGGATAAACCTTGGAAGCCGCTTACTAGAAAGGTTAAGGTCTCATCAGCTATTCTCAGCCCTTACAG GATACTCATTGTCATCCGTATGGTAGTTCTCTCTTTCTTCCTAGCATGGCGGGTCCAAAATCCTAACAGAGATGCAATGTGGCTATGGGGGATATCCATTGTTTGTGAGATTTGGTTTGCATTCTCATGGATACTAGACATTCTCCCTAAGCTCAATCCTATCAACCGAGCCACTGATCTAGCTGCTCTTCGCGACAAGTTCGAAAAGCCTTCTCCTTCCAACCCAACTGCCAGGTCAGACCTTCCCGGTGTTGACATCTTCATATCCACCGCCGACCCTGAGAAGGAACCTCCATTGGTCACTGCCAACACCATTTTGTCAATCCTTGCAGTTGACTACCCGGTGGAGAAGGTCTCAGGTTACATTTCTGATGACGGTGGCGCCATACTCACCTTTGAGGCCATGGCTGAGGCCGTACGCTTTGCTGAG GTTTGGGTGCCATTTTGTAGAAAACACGACATCGAGCCAAGAAATCCTGATAGTTATTTCAACCTGAAAACTGATCCTACCAAGAACAAGAAACGGCCTGATTTTGTCAAGGACCGTCGCTGGATCAAGAGGGAGTATGATGAGTTCAAGGTGAGGATTAATGGTCTTCCTGAAACTATACGTAGGCGAAGCGATTCGTATAACAAAaaggaggagaaaaaggagaaatcacTAGCCCGCGAGAAGAATGGTGGCATGTTGCCAGCAGAGGGTGTCACTGTCCCCAAGGCTAGTTGGATGGCTGATGGCACCCACTGGCCTGGCACTTGGCTAAATCCTACAGCTGATCATGCAAAGGGAGATCATGCTGGCATCTTGCAG ATAATGAGTAAGGTCCCGGAAAGTGACCCAGTGCTGGGCCATCCTGATGAGAAGAAGTTGGATTTTACAGGGGTTGATATCAGGATACCAATGTTTGCATATGTCTCACGAGAAAAGAGGCCTGGTTATGACCATAACAAGAAAGCAGGAGCCATGAACGCCATGGTTAGAGCTTCAGCTATATTGTCCAATGGACCATTTATACTCAATTTGGATTGTGATCATTACATCTATAATTGTCAAGCTATACGGGAGGGTATGTGCTTTATGATGGATAGAGGTGGTGATCGTATTTGCTACATCCAATTTCCACAAAGATTTGAAGGGATTGATCCGTCAGATAGATATGCCAATCATAACTTTGTCTTCTTTGATG GAAGTATGCGAGCACTTGATGGTCTTCAAGGTCCAGTTTATGTAGGAACTGGGTGCATGTTTAGGAGATATGCACTATATGGGTTCCTTCCCCCAAGAGCAAATGAGTATTCAGGAATATTCGGCCAAGAAAAGGCGAAGGCTTCTAGACTTCAGGCTCAATCTGATGACGACTCAGAAACACAGCCCCTGACCTCGCATCCTGACTTGAACCTGCCAAAGAAGTTTGGGAACTCAGTTATGTTCAATGAGTCCATAGCCGTAGCTGAATACCAAGGACGACCGCTTGCCGATCATGTTTCAGTTAAGAATGGGAGGCCTCCTGGTGCACTGCTCGTGCCCCGTCCTCCACTTGATGCACCCACTGTTGCAGAGGCAGTTGCTGTCATCTCCTGCTG GTATGAGGACAAGACAGAATGGGGGGAAAAGATAGGCTGGATTTATGGTTCAGTCACAGAAGATGTGGTGACGGGATACAGGATGCACAACCGAGGGTGGCGGTCTATATACTGCATAACAAAGAGAGATGCCTTCCGCGGCTCAGCACCGATCAATCTTACTGATCGTCTTCACCAGGTGCTTAGATGGGCCACTGGCTCAGTCGAAATATTTTTCTCCAAGAACAATGCCTTTCTTGCAAGCCGGCGCCTAAAGTTCCTACAACGTATTGCCTATCTCAATGTTGGCATGTACCCTTTCACTTCCTTCTTCTTGGTGACCTACTGCTTCCTACCAGCACTTTCCCTCATCTCAGGACACTTCATTGTTTCATCCCTCAATATTGCTTTCCTTTCTTACCTTCTGATCATTACGGTAACACTAACTCTCATCTCCCTACTTGAAGTAAAATGGTCAGGAATAGGGTTAGAGGAGTGGTGGAGAAATGAGCAGTTTTGGGCAATTGGAGGCACTAGCGCCCACTTTGTTGCTGTGCTACAAGGGCTTCTAAAGGTAATAGCTGGTATTGAGATTTCTTTCAAGTTAACCTCAAAGTCTGCAGGAGAAGACGAGGATGATGCTTTTGCTGATTTATATATGGTCAAATGGACTAGTCTCTTCATAATGCCTCTAGCAATCATACTTTGTAATATCATTGCCATTGTTATTGGGGTGTCGAGGACAATATACAGTGTTATACCACAATGGGGTAAGCTAATTGGAGGATGCTTTTTCAGCTTCTGGGTATTGGCTCACATGTACCCTTTTATTAAAGGGTTATTAGGGAGGAGAGGAAGAGTGCCAACTATTATATATGTCTGGGCAGGTATTCTCTCGATTACAGTGTCTTTGCTCATGATATCAATTGATCCCCCTACTGATAGTTCGAGTTCTTCCGGTGGAAATCTTCAAGTATAG
- the LOC8280687 gene encoding non-lysosomal glucosylceramidase has translation MVTSNLFHCRKNSWPPEEYISRTTLQLFDFDSAAPPKHAWRRRLNSHANILKEFSVTFTEAIKMVRLGIRLWSYVREEASHGRKAPIDPFTRESCKPSASQGVPLGGMGSGSISRGFRGEFRQWQIVPSICEVSPVMANQFSIFISRDGGTKKYASVLAPGQHEGLGKDGDQGISSWGWNLSGQHSTYHALFPRAWTIYDGEPDPELKISCRQISPFIPHNYRDSSLPTAVFVYTLVNSGKERAKVSLLFTWANSIGGVSHLSGDHVNEPFIGEDGVSGVLLHHKTAKGNPPVTFAIAACETQNVSVTVLPSFGLSEESHITAKDMWSKMVQDGQFDRENFDCGPTMPSSPGETLCAAVSASAWVEPHGKCTVAFALSWSSPKIKFSKGSTYHRRYTKFYGTSERAAQNLVHDALKNYKWWEEEIEKWQNPILKDERLPEWYKFTLFNELYFLVAGGTVWIDSSLLTEDMRESHNQSKEKETMNVDVIEVQVSRPKGAEKQIATNGYNVATIGLEEKDGASNGNYPSKDELPVSHENGHLNHSLKLSPLMEWQNNSDDVGRFLYLEGVEYIMWCTYDVHFYASFALLELFPKIELNIQRDFAKAVLSEDGRKVKFLAEGNVGIRKVRGAVPHDLGTHDPWNEMNAYNIHDTSKWKDLNPKFVLQVYRDFAATQDMSFGVDVWPAVRSAMEYMEQFDRDGDALIENDGFPDQTYDAWTVHGVSAYCGCLWLAALEAAAAMALQVGDKYFAELCRSKFVKAKSAFEAKLWNGSYFNYDSGSSSNSKSIQADQLAGQWYVASSGLPPLFDDSKIKSTLQKIYDFNVMKVRGGRMGAVNGMHPNGKVDETCMQSREIWTGVTYAVAATMILAGMEDKAFAAAEGIFLAGWSEDGYGYWFQTPEGWTTDGHFRSLIYMRPLAIWGMQWALSLPKAILEAPKINIMDRLLLSPSTRFSLHDSGVRKIATKAKCFGNSVFHCAC, from the exons ATGGTAACAAGTAATTTGTTTCACTGTAGAAAGAATTCATGGCCGCCTGAAGAGTATATCAGCAGAACCACCTTGCAATTA TTTGATTTTGATAGTGCTGCCCCGCCAAAACATGCATGGAGAAGGAGATTAAACAGTCATGCCAATATTCTTAAAGAATTCAGTGTTACATTTACAGAAGCAATAAAAATG GTCCGATTGGGCATAAGATTATGGTCATATGTCAGAGAAGAGGCATCTCATGGAAGG AAAGCACCTATAGATCCCTTCACGAGGGAAAGTTGCAAGCCATCAGCTTCTCAGGGTGTTCCACTTGGAGGAATGGG AAGCGGGAGCATATCCAGAGGTTTTAGAGGCGAGTTTAGGCAGTGGCAAATTGTACCTAGCATATGTGAAGTTTCACCTGTGATGGCTAATCAGTTCTCA ATTTTTATTTCTCGAGATGGAGGGACCAAAAAGTACGCATCAGTTTTGGCTCCTGGCCAGCATGAAGGGTTAGG GAAAGATGGTGATCAGGGTATATCATCATGGGGCTGGAACTTAAGTGGTCAGCATTCTACATATCATGCTTTATTTCCTAGGGCATGGACGATATATGATG GTGAACCGGACCCTGAACTGAAAATCTCTTGTAGGCAGATATCGCCATTCATCCCGCATAATTATAGAGACAGCAGTCTTCCTACTGCTGTTTTTGTATATACG TTGGTAAACAGTGGGAAGGAGAGAGCAAAAGTTAGCCTTCTCTTTACCTGGGCG AATTCAATTGGAGGAGTCTCGCATTTGTCAGGAGACCATGTGAACGAACCATTCAT AGGTGAAGATGGAGTCTCTGGAGTGCTACTACATCACAA GACTGCAAAGGGTAACCCTCCAGTTACTTTTGCAATTGCTGCATGTGAAACTCAGAATGTAAGTGTGACTGTTCTACCATCCTTTGGGCTTTCTGAGGAAAGTCATATCACAGCAAAAGATATGTGGAGTAAGATGGTGCAG GATGGACAATTTGACCGGGAGAACTTTGATTGCGGACCAACCATGCCTTCATCACCTGGAGAGACACTTTGTGCTGCAGTTTCTGCTTCCGCATGGGTGGAACCTCACGGAAAGTGTACTGTTGCATTCGCTCTTTCATGGTCATCGCCAAAGATAAAGTTTTCCAAGGGAAGCACATACCATAG GCGGTACACAAAATTTTATGGCACTTCTGAAAGAGCAGCTCAGAATTTGGTGCATGATGCACTGAAGA ATTACAAGTGGTGGGaggaagaaattgagaaatggCAAAATCCTATACTTAAGGATGAAAGGCTACCAGAATG GTACAAGTTCACATTGTTTAATGAGCTATATTTTTTGGTTGCTGGTGGGACCGTCTGGATTG ACTCTTCCTTACTGACTGAAGATATGAGAGAGAGCCATAATCagtcaaaagaaaaggaaaccaTGAATGTCGATGTAATTGAAGTTCAAGTGAGCCGTCCAAAAGGTGCAGAAAAACAAATTGCAACCAATGGTTACAATGTGGCAACTATTGGACTCGAGGAAAAAGATGGAGCATCAAATGGAAACTATCCAAGCAAAGACGAATTACCAGTATCTCATGAGAATGGACATCTCAACCACTCTTTGAAGCTGTCCCCTTTGATGGAATGGCAAAATAACAGTGACGATGTTGGTCGGTTTCTTTACTTGGAAGGAGTTGAGTATATAATGTGGTGCACATATGATGTTCACTTCTATGCATCTTTTGCTCTTCTTGAGTTGTTTCCAAAAATCGAACTCAATATTCAACGAGACTTTGCTAAAGCTGTGCTATCTGAGGATGGGAGAAAAGTAAAGTTTCTGGCAGAGGGTAATGTTGGAATCCGTAAGGTCAGAGGAGCTGTCCCCCATGATCTTGGGACGCATGATCCATGGAATGAAATGAATGCATACAATATACATGATACGAGCAAGTGGAAGGATCTGAATCCAAAATTTGTGCTCCAGGTGTATAGAGACTTTGCTGCAACACAGGACATGTCCTTTGGAGTTGATGTCTGGCCTGCAGTTCGTTCTGCCATGGAATACATGGAACAATTTGATAGGGACGGGGATGCTCTGATTGAAAATGATGGATTCCCAGATCAAACTTATGATGCCTGGACAGTTCATGGTGTAAGTGCTTACTGTGGTTGTCTATGGCTTGCAGCGCTTGAAGCTGCTGCTGCTATGGCCCTTCAAGTAGGTGACAAATACTTTGCTGAATTATGCAGAAGCAAGTTTGTGAAGGCAAAATCAGCATTTGAAGCAAAACTATGGAATGGTTCATATTTCAATTATGACAGTGGATCAAGTAGTAACAGCAAATCTATACAAGCAGATCAATTGGCTGGACAATGGTATGTTGCATCTTCAGGCTTGCCTCCACTTTTTGATGATTCCAAAATCAAGAGTACTCTTCAAAAGATATATGACTTCAATGTGATGAAAGTTCGAGGAGGCAGGATGGGTGCTGTAAACGGAATGCATCCCAATGGAAAAGTGGATGAAACATGTATGCAGTCACGTGAAATATGGACTGGTGTGACCTATGCTGTAGCAGCTACCATGATTCTTGCTGGAATGGAGGATAAGGCATTCGCGGCTGCTGAAGGTATTTTCCTTGCAGGCTGGTCAGAGGACGGCTATGG ATACTGGTTCCAGACGCCCGAGGGATGGACCACTGATGGGCACTTTCGTTCGCTTATTTACATGAGGCCGCTTGCAATTTGGGGCATGCAGTGGGCCTTATCACTCCCTAAGGCAATTCTCGAGGCCCCAAAGATCAATATAATGGACAGACTTCTCCTGTCTCCTAGCACAAGATTTTCGCTTCATGATTCGGGAGTCAGAAAGATTGCTACTAAAGCCAAGTGCTTCGGAAACTCTGTGTTCCACTGTGCATGCTAA
- the LOC8258021 gene encoding uncharacterized protein LOC8258021, whose amino-acid sequence MKTKMFTDQNGKSEKVFCKKNCKMKSKHNEIRVLGQRSIPLSFFSGSSSNLGKDSKDDVLKEGTWKNSSISFSDFLDQKLHTDHVVNKTVKGKSRPFKSPLGSRDDCGSINHLIGTRKVEEVEKNSAIDQVVFEQFKPTSAEKGDNNIGSGDGGDGGDVEHATSGTAVGVDLSLVDKIGSSNSNNEHVTRKRRNPFEDGDSKHTTRKHLLVLGDDPESRQKAGRKRFLGNKKTRSSFNHYGNGCGWWDCDMEGVDTEEVGLGDVWEGVGSTTFGVIDWH is encoded by the exons ATGAAAACTAAAATGTTTACCGACCAAAATGGAAAATCAGAAAAAGTTTTCTGCAAAAAGAATTGCAAAATGAAATCGAAGCATAAtgaaattagggttttaggtCAGCGCTCTAttcctctttcctttttttctggATCATCTTCAAATCT AGGTAAGGATTCAAAGGATGATGTGTTAAAAGAAGGTACATGGAAAAATTCCAGCATTTCATTCTCTGATTTCCTTGACCAGAAGCTGCATACCGATCATGTAGTTAACAAAACTGTTaag GGGAAGTCAAGGCCTTTTAAGTCACCTCTGGGTTCTAGAGATGATTGTGGGTCTATTAATCACTTGATTGGGACTAGAAAAGTAGAAGAAGTAGAAAAGAATTCTGCTATTGATCAAGTGGTATTTGAGCAGTTCAAGCCAACTAGTGCAGAGAAAGGAGATAATAATATAGGTTCAGGTGATGGTGGTGATGGTGGTGATGTTGAACATGCAACTTCTGGCACAGCAGTGGGTGTAGACTTGTCTCTTGTTGATAAAATAGGAAGTTCTAACTCAAATAATGAGCATGTTACAAGAAAAAGGAGGAACCCCTTTGAAG ATGGTGATAGTAAACATACAACTCGAAAGCATTTATTAGTTCTAGGAGATGATCCAGAATCCAGGCAAAAAGCAGGGAGAAAGAGGTTCCTTGGCAACAAAAAAACAAGATCTTCATTTAATCATT ATGGAAATGGTTGTGGCTGGTGGGATTGTGACATGGAAGGTGTTGACACTGAAGAAGTGGGCTTGGGTGATGTTTGGGAAGGAGTGGGCTCTACAACATTTGGAGTCATAGACTGGCACTAA